The DNA segment ttacaaagaaaacctgcaccctcttggccctttctggaatcagtttgacacgtaTGATTCTAGCAGATGGTCAAAGTACTTTCGGCATGTGCGACTACTGCACGCAGATTTAAGAATTGTTCCAATTTAAAGCAATGCAGTTCTGGCAACAACAGGTACAGGTTAGTTCATGATTAAAGTTAAAAATGAAATGGATTAATGATTTTTTGTAACTGCACCATTTTACTATATAAATATTTGCACTCTACCTAATATTAAAACAAGTACAGCCTGTGATTGTGGGGACATAATCTAGTATAATATGGTCTTTTCTCTGTTCCATATACAAGTATTTCCAGTTTTCAAAACAGACGTTACCTGTTGTCCAGGTCTGTGGTGTTGACCATTTTGGCCCTGAGGTTTTCTAGGAGGATCCACGGAGAACATTGTGGTAAAGGTTTGGGCCACAGAGAGGAGAAGATGAATCTGAGCGACAGGCTGTCAGTTAAGCACATGTAGCAGTGGGGTCGATAGGTCACATTCTTCACTAACCACTCTACATCTACCATAGAAAAGTCATGAACATGCAGCGCTCCACCTGGAGGAAAAGAAGAAGCCTTGAAGTTTTTACTTTTGGACAGAAATAATCAAACACCTggctccaaagatttttttttcctcaatgctGATACCTTCGCAGCAGAATGAAGATTTATCAATATGCAAATTTTCCCAACTGCCATGGTGACTCAAAACAACAAACtaatcttgggccacatgtatgCAGCCCTGGTCTACATATATTGATTAGACAGATCGAGCTAGAAAACATTTCTTGATCCCATTGCAAAGTGAGGCCTGAGCTGAAGTGATGCTGCACACCAACTGCATACCTTTAGGCATCTTCTGGAGCAGGTGGAAGATGGGACTGGCCCTGATGAGGCGCCTGGCTTTGAAGAAGTGCACTGCGGGAGGAAAGTCTGCCCTCTGTAGCTCATCCTGCTTCAGTCTGAGCAGCCGAGCATCCAGCCGCTGCTCAGCCTCCGACACAGTCATCCTCCCACCTGTCTGCAGCGAGGCCTCCATCTGGATGAGAGCCTGTCTGCGGCTCGGGTCGGGCAGGGTCAAGCTGCAGGTCACCAGGCACAGGCACAGCCACAAACCGGCCACAAGAGGGTGCAGCAGGCGGACTGccattcttcacaccatatgtgGGGCCAGTCTAATAACAGATAAACAGTTCTACAAAACCTGAGCAGTCTTTACTAAAACAGCACAGCAAACGCCTACtgacaacacattaaaaaaataaataacagcagCCTTCAGTACATCTCCTGTGCATACGAAATAGGACAAAGCATTAATAGTCGCCCAATAAACTAGACaaagttctcttaaaaactcaaGAGAAAATGAATTCGTTTGCAGAGGTTACGTTAGCTTAAAGATAGTGAACAGGCAGCTGCTAACGACATAAACAATCCAGTTTGGAGTCTCATAAATGGCACCAAAACACGACAGAAGCTGCCCGCAAACGGTGGTTGGTCAGGTTGATCAAATAACTTATCACAGCAGTCACCAGCAAACCGCTAAACGGCGACAAGCGGGTCCGTCGTGCGTTATTGACAGTGTAGTTTTAAGTTCGCCACGCCCCTTTACAGTGCAACTGAGTCCCGCCTCCTTTACGGCGATTGGCTACGTCAGATCAATCTGATTGGTGGACAGCGATATTGGCGTATCTATGGTTGAAGCCGCTTACAGaatattctttctttttttttgtaacaacaAAGTGAAACACTGCTCAGGAAGGGTTATTTATTTCTAAGAAGCATACAGTATAGAAAATACTTCAGTCCATTTTGAAAATAATCTATGTCAGTCAGATAAGAACTTGCAAATATCATTTACAGATGAAACACAGATCTTTTTCCAATACCACAGTCTGAGGTAACAACCAACtttcattataaaaaaaaaagaataagaaaaGAAACCACATTTATATTACAAGTCTAAAATTGTACAAAGgaaatttttaaaagagcaaataaatatgattcaCATTTAATTCCGTCTACGTGGTTTCACTAGTGCAGAGAGATGACAACAACAGTGTAACATTGAGAATTGAACACACTTTCCCAATATTCTGGTGCACATTGTCTACACCAGAAAcgtacacgcatgcacacatacacacctgtACAGTACACCAAGTTGGCATCACACCTTTACAGATTTTTAACAATAACACTGTCGTTTATAGGCGAGACAGAAAACGTGAATGCACTACTGCCAATGTAGTCCTAAATCAGTTTGTTATTGTTAGAAAATACAATTCATGATACAAACTGTGCGACGCATTTATATATTACCTCAGAGCTTTTAGCACTTCTAGTCCACCATCCTTCTTTACAGTGCCTGTTACTAAAGAAAACTATGTTCTATTGCAGACCTGGTTGCCTAGTTGGTCTAGTTTCAACAAATGTGAGGCAGGAAAGCATGCTAGCTGTAAAACTAAAGACATTAAAACAGTCTCATAAAATCAACCATGTCATATTCCCATTcactctaaacacacacacagtgtgtgtgtgtgcgtatatatatatatatatatatatatatatatatatatatatatatatatatatatatatatatatatatatatatatacacatacacacacacacacacagtagtgttcagaataatagtagtgctatgtgactaaaaagattaatccaggttttgagtatatttcttattgttacatgggaaacaaggtaccagtagattctcacaaatccaacaaggccaagcattcatgatatgcacactcttaaggctatgaaattggactattagtaaaaaaaaaaaaaaagtagaaaagggggtgttcacaataatagtagcatctgctgttgatgcaacaaactcaaaactattatgttcaaactgctttttagcaatcctgtgaatcactaaactagtatttagttgtataaccacagtttttcatgatttcttcacatctgcgaggcattaattttgttggtttggaaccatgattttgtttggttactagtgtgcttggggtcattgtcttgttgaaacacccatttcaagggcatgtcttcttcaggataaggcaacatgacctcttcaagtattttaacatatccaaactgatcctgatacctggtatacgatatataggcccaacaccatagtaggagaaacatgcccatatcatgatgcttgcaccaccatgcttcactgtcttcactgtgaactgtggcttgaattcagagtttgggggtcgtctcacaaactgtctgcggtccttggacacaaaaacaacaattttactctcatcagtccacaaaatattcctcaatttctctttaggccagttgatgtgttctttggcaaattgtagcctcttctgcacgtcttttatttaacagagggactttgctggggattcttgcaaataaattatcttcacaaaggtgtcttctaactgtcacagcacttacaggtaactccagactgtctttgatcatcctggagctgatcaatgggtgagcctttgccattctggttattcttctatccattttgatggttgttttccattttcttccatgcgtctctggtttttttgtccattttaaagcattggagatcattgtagatgaacagcctataattttttgcacctgcgtataggttttcccctctccaatcaactttttaatcaaactacgctgctcttctgaacaatgtcttgaacatcccattttcctcaggctttcaaagagaaaagcatgttcaacaggtgctggcttcatccttaaataggggacacctgattcatacctgtttgttccacaaaattgacaaactcactgactgaatgccacactactactattgtgaacacccccttttctactttttttttttactaatagcccaatttcatagccttaagagtgtgcatatcatgaatgcttggtcttgttgaatctactggtaccttgtttcccatgtaacaataagaaatatactcaaaacctggattaatctgtttagtcacatagcactactattattctgaacactactgtgggtgtgtatatatatatatatatatatatatatatatatatatatatatacacatacacacacacacacacaaatgtaatcAATATATCTCATTACAACGGACTGCTTCCTTAACATAAGCAGACACAAATTTAAGACAGCAATCTGACAAGTTCTTGGGCGCTGTAAGGCCATTCCAGTATGATTTCCATTAGTCAAGTAAAAGTGGCACTGAAATATTTAAGATGGTCAGAAAATGCTGATTTCCATGGATCTGGCAGGGCGATGAGCTGGCTACGTGAGGTAGATTAATTTGCTGCCATCACTAAAATTCATGGGTAGGGTTCACTGGTGCAATATTCATAAGATTACGATGTAGCATAACCCACAACAGGTATTAGGAAATACCGATTTAAAACACACGCATCATGAGAAAGATCCCAAATTATATTTGATTAAATTAGTTATTACAGCTCAAGAAATGGGAATGTAAAGGCGGAGCTCAACTTTTAGCAGTGATTTGAACCGGTGTCCACGACACAACAGTAAAGGACACAAGGAATCCAAGCAGATTAACTGTATTGTTCCATTCAATTACGCTGGTCTTCCTTCAAACAATTCGGAAAAAATACCCGTATATCATAACTGTAAACCCTGAGGATACATTAAGCACATGTTTTGGGAAAAAGGAAGCACtttaaaaataaaccgtgcacagAGCAGTGTATGAAGAAAGACCTACAATCACACAATTGTAGCTAGAAAGTGAAACAACAGGATTTGATGAGCATAATTCAGTATGTGCATATTCTCACTAACTATTCTCACCAACAGAATTATTTTAGAATTCCTCATCTGAGACATGAAGGACATGAAGGACTAGAAGTAACCTATACTATCCAAGACCACTTGTTTCTAGGACATCTAGACTGTCTAGAACAAAATCTATAGTGCATAACAGTCACGTACAAACATTAGCAAACGACAAAGGCAGATCTCAGAGATGCATATAATGCGTGTTGACTCCTAAACTGGATCCACGCTGTGGCAGTTTAAAAGTGGAGAAtgacggcttttttttttttttttttttttttaggatagtTGTTGCTTCAGACAGTGTCCTTGCCATTTTCACATGCAACAACTGTGCAGTAGTCACCATATTGAGACATTCACTCATACATTCATAAAGAAGATCCAAGGCAATTGTGAGGGGAGTTGATAGGATTTGGGTGACAGTCTAATTGTACCTCCTTGTTTCTTCACCTGAGTTTAAAGTCACTGTTGGAATAGTAGTTAAAACAGGAGTTCCTCTCCTTGTCATCCTCTCAGTAGATTTCCAGCATCATGGTCCCTGAAGAACACAGGTAGGCCATGTTCAGTTCAAAGAGATGTGGCCTCTCCTGTGTTCCGTGTGGCCCAGTGGTTAGAAAGACAGTAAAAGTTTAAAAGcacttcaacaagacaataaaatCCCCAGTGGTTCCACAGAGCTAAGCATCTCTCTGTCCGGGAACTCTTCACACCATTATGTAAATAATGGCAGCTGCCTTCTTTGATCTTGAAGTCCAGTGTTGAGCAAATCCAGccacttttttttccttcccagtgtAAGTAAATCACTAAAACGTGGAGTGGGCTGACACAGTCGACACCCAGGAAAGTTTTACAAAAAGGATCCTGTTTAGTCTTCATAAGATTACTCGCGTCATCTTTTTTGGCTCAGCTGTTGGTTTTACGCAGCAATAGAACAGCAAATAAGAGACTAATTTTGTCTCACTTCTTACACTCCAGATCAAGGCACCGCATGTTAAAGCTGATACAATTTGCTGACCAGTGACGTTGCTTCGTCCAGATGCTCATTGATGATTTCGAACCTAAAATAAGAAGAGTAGTCATTATCATCTATCATCATATCTGAAATCATACAGGATGACACATAACACTGTATGTTCTATATTAACAGCTCTGATTGTGATTGTAGGTCTTGTGTCTAGTCTgatggaaggaaaaaaaatacccTCAGCATTCAAGACCACAGTCCAACAGcatgacaaataaaataaaatataaatagtatacatgcatgtatatatatgtgcATGCAAAGTAAATACCTTTAAGTATAACAACTAAATCTATGCTGTTAcaaacagttttcttttgacaagtcaggggatggatacatgaacattaccaAGCCCCTGAATATGCCTTGGCCATAATttacatcaatctttaagaattaaaaacagtatggtactgtatagtAACTctatctggaggaggcagttctgaaaaactgagcaactgtacaagaaggagactCGTGAGGAATCAAATTAAACCAAATTAAAAGACAACATAATTAGGATAAAGTGATAAGCTGGTGGTTAACATGACTTTCATGAGGTAAAACCTaataaaatttgtggaattttttttcaatcaaaagaaaaaagaaaaaaaaaaagtcctatgTAAGAGCCCATAGCAGGTCTGCTACCTGCTGGATGGATCATGGAAAATTAGGAACAGCTGTGGTTGAATTTACATATagtttgtctgccacctgctggacaccgGACACATTGCGTACGCCTGTGCCAGCACTCACTGGTGCTCACCTTCACGTGAGCGTCAGCAACAAATTAAGATAGCAACCATGGAAACAAACACCATGTCCACTTTGTGGGCAAAAGAGGAATGAAATATACAACACAATGAAAAAGTAAAATCAAATTTAAAGAGTTGATAGAACAGGTGCCAGGGGATGATACAAAACTTTTCTTCTGTAATTCTATAGGTTATTAACCTGtagaattattcacagactagcacctccctacttagctgacctaattaaaccctacgtaccagcccgggctctgccttctcagggcgcaggactaatttgtgtccctagggtgattaAAAATTCTGcgagccacagagctttctcttatcgtgcacctgttttgtggaatgatctccctatggagataaaacagtcagaatctgtagagacattcaagtccagatttaagacgcatttattctccctttcgtatggctagcatactggcatagtatggaactatgcttcctatcattttcaattcatttcatcAGTAactgaacaggtctcagcctcaactttatctaaattctgtgtctgttagtgaagcttcggGCTAGAGGTCAGCGATCACCTAttgtctctgctttcctgtcgatttaatgctgatgaattataccttaggtatagtttttctggctgactgattgtgctctttttctctctgttcgaGGTGCAGAGGGTGATGCGCAGAAGTGGCGTCTGTGAACAACTGGATGCTGGACTGACTGccagatgccatgcctgaagctgatgtaaCAGATttttttgattttctgttttccatttcttCAGGTTTGTAaatctttgtaaaaaccttgtaactgttagcagtgggtcacccctctgagtctggtctgctcgagatttcttcctcaacatctaagggagtttttccttaccactgtcacctgtgtgcttgctctagggtttggaaaggttagaccttacttgccttaaggcagctttgttgtgatatggcgctatataaaatgtaaTGAATTGAAATAGAAAAACTCATAAGAAATAGACAGAAAGATATCTTGCATTCAGTAATGCATCATACACTGATTTTACTCACTTTGTTGGTCATACTCTCCGTTTTCTGCTAGAACCACCAGGAGCTGCCATCTGCTGTCTGTGAAATATTATCAGACATAAAACAGTAACTAGGTAATTCCCTTGTTAAAACATAATACTGACAAAGCCTTAGAAAGTGCCAATATGGTGAATATTCACACTTTTAGAATGGTTTAAATGTGACATCATCAACAAACAACACACTGGATGGTCCTTAAGTGTTTGTTTATGGCAAAAAGCTGGGAGGTAATAAATGGAACTAAAAAATATGCTGCAATTTCATCCTGCAAAACTCTACTGTCGAGGTGAAACACTGACAAGCTTAAAAATAAGATTGTGTAAAATTAATATGTACATATTTTATGCTAATCAGATCAAGTACTGTATAAAAGCTCAAATACAAAATATTGAGGTGAAAAGTTATAGAATAGATGAACCATTTTACCCTTGGTGTGCGAAGTGATCAGGTGCCACGTTTCTCTCCTGAATCATGCCCTGAAAGTGCCCCCCTGGCTGGGGATGCTGGTACATGGCCATGTGTGTCTGACCTGGAGAATAGGGCAACAGCTGCGGCCGCTGTAGAGCTTCCATTAGGTGTGGGTGTGGTCTTTGGGCAGTATATTGTCCTCTATCGGGGTAAGGGTGGCTGGGGTAAAGGGGTCTGTTGCCAACTCCACTGGATTGAGACATAATGTGGGGTGGAGGAATACCACACTGCTGCGTTGCAGAATGTACAGAACGGGAGTCATAAATGAAACCAGGCGCCATATGTGCAGCAGAAGCAGACGAGTGATGCTGTTGAGATGGATGGGTAGTTCGAATACGAGTGGCGGCATTATGGCTGTCAAGGTCCAGGATTTCTTTAGGGCTTTCAGGTCTCTCTGAGCTGTCCTCAGCAAGACCTTGCTTTTCTGAGATGATGCCATAATCACTGTTACTGATGTTTTCACTAGGATGTTCCGTACCTTCACATGTGCGATCTTCTAATGCCACATGGTTTTGCCCGGTGTCTGATGCAAGACCAGGTGACACTAAACTAGCACTACTGGAACCCTCTGAACCTAGTGGTGACAGACAATTCTCCTTTGAGTGGCAGTTGCCTCTGGTACTGGCTAAAGGTAAGTAGGCACTGGGTGGCATAGGTTGGTGAGGCAGGTATTGAGACCGATGCCAgtcttctgggggaaaacctcctCTTCTGTTGGCCTGATGGTAATACTGCTGCTGTTGATACCCAGGAGTAGGTGGGTACATGTTTGAATGGATCTGAGGGTGCTGTTGGCCAGCTGTGTTGTAGGAGTAGGCATTCCCTCCCTGTCGGTGGTAGGTGGGGTGACAAGGAGGATTAATGGTCTGACTGTGATAGAGGGGGTGAGCAGACTGAGGTACAGACCTAGTCATGTTTGTCTGGTTGTAGTGTGGTTCTGGAGGTTCTCCAGTACCACATAGACTCATGGATCCACTTAACTGGCCTTGAGACTCAGCAGGCATGTCTGGACTGTGTCCCAGCGTTGGCACTCTCTGAGCTTGCCTAGCCTGATTACTAATCAATAGTGGTGCTTGATGGTGGTAAGAACCAAAGTTCTGGTGTGTAGAAATATCATTTTGAGGTCCTGACTTTGTGATACTGTGCTGTGGAGGACTGGCAGTGCCTTCCCCATCTGGTTTACTTGTAGGTTCACTAGGTCTTTGATCTCCATGGTCTGCTGGGCTTGGCTGGCTGGGTAACAGTGGCGTAGGGTGACTGGGAGGCAAAGAGGTGTGAGGAGCTGGTTGAGGGGGATCAGGATGGTCTTCTTGTTTATTAACCAGTGGCATCCCATGAATAGGGCTAGCCTGAGCCAGACTTTGCCCTGGAGACTTGTTTTGGGGACAGTGAGGAGGTACCAGGATTTGTGAACTGTGTTGCTGTGTGTTCCAGAGAGAATTTTGAGGATGGCATTGTTGAGGGCTACTGTGATTTTGCTGCTGTAGCTGCTTTTGAACGTCTTCTTGTTCTTCACTTTGCTCATGTACAGTTTTCCTGTGTGGTGAGATATCAGATATTTGCCGAGTGGGATTCTGAGATCCTGTGTCATGCAATGCTGGAACATTCTGGGGAAGGAGTACAGGACTCTGAGCTTTCTGTTGTGGACTGTTCTGTGTCTGGTGACAGGGTTTTAAGGCAGCAGCGCAAGTGGAGCTCTTTTTACTGACATGAAATTGGGATGTAACAATAGCAGCCATTTTATGTTCAGGAGAGCAGTGGGCATCAGAGTTTTCCTGCCCATCATCTTGTATTTTGTTACTCATCATTGAACTCTGTAGAAGGTGTGGATTTTGTCGTGACTGACCCAAGTTAGTATGTGGGGAGTTCGGTATTCTCTCTGCTGGCTCACTACCTTCTTTGGTGACCAGGGGGATATTTGGGTGATCTTGGTTAAATGAAATCGTGTTTTTGTGTAATGTGGCCTGGTTGAAAGTGTCTTCAGCACCCTCTTTGTTCTCCACTGCTGAATCTGGTAACATACAGAATAATGGCAGTGTCATTAGTCTAAAATACCAAGAAGAGCACTCATTTATGTGCTACCAGTGTTGCAGATGCACTATAACATACATTTTAAACAAGAAATACTGGATAACCTCAAACCCCGATGCTCAGATTCCCTGCTTCACTTCTCGAGTGCTGTAATCATTTCATCCATTGATTCTTCAAAGATTACAACTTCAACTGAAAAGTAAAGGTCAGTAATCCTTTCCTCATGACAAAAAGGCAcctaagccactggtttccacaacccgacCCAACACccattactgtatggttgtgagacttcaaTGTGAACTTGTGTCCTAAGGTGACAGCAGGATGTCTTGTTATTAGGTCTGTCAAAAGACccttgggtactgctgaaatGACTGTCATACGAATGGTGATTTCAGAGGATTCAGGCATggtgtatcacttgcattgtgaggaaatgttAATTGCAACATTTTGTCCGTGTGATGCTTTTCTTTGGGCGTGATCTAGCAATCAGTTGCCACAATGTTCAAGAGCCCAATGGCTAGAGAAGGCCAAGAGACTGCCCACATTGCATGTAGCTGCAGTATATAGATGGGTACTTTTGAAAGGTGGGGAGGAACTGGTTCTCTACATGGCTAGTTTCCAATTCACAATGttaaaatgtaattttgaaaTAATGGGCTCctcatctcactcatcttcatccgcatatctgggatcgggtcacggggccagcagctccagtaggggaccccaaacttcccttcccTAATGGGATCCTTGTAGTTATATTTCTTACAGAAAGTAATGACATCCACTCCAAGTCAAGCCACATTTCACATCACCACATATGGTAAAATTGGTAAAAATAGATTCTAGTAATACAACCTACTTTGCAATGTTGCCAGATTCTTTAAAAATATCGTATTCCGTCTTTTTATTTGGAACCAATGGAACAATGTAATGAAATCTgtgtttgcaaagtttggtgaaaattactGAATTAACTTTTAGTAATAGTAGTAACTAAGTAGGCAAACACGGGCAATGCCATTACAAATGTGGCAGAAGTTATAATGTAAGATAGGTTTGTGTTAAAGATTGAGTGTTAACTAAATAAATCCTAATTAGAAAAATCAAACAAAGTACAAAAGACAAAAAGGATGATCTGTTGAAGACTACAGTtgacaaaaaaaattgaaagaaaaATACAAGATTTTCCTTTGTTTCCTTCATTATAAATACAAACGGCTGTTGAAATTATGCACTCTACCTTTGGGTGGCGTGTCTGACTGTTGGGAATGGTGGCTGTCTGGTTCATTGTTTCTGGCAGCATGGAGCAGCTGAACCTCATGGGCAGGGGGAGTCTGCCGAGAGCGTTTAGCTGGGGTGTTGCCAATTTGTGATGGGGGCCCACACTGCTGAACATTGCTCATGTACTGATGAGGGGGCCCAGCAGGGGGTCCAGAAGAGGCTGACAGCTGCTGCAAAGCCAGCATCTCTGGGCTTTCCAGCATGGAACCCAAGTGTGTGCTGCCAGAAGAGTCTAGGTGTGGCACAGTGAGACGTGAGGACAAGGTTCTCAAAGAGTTGACCGCTGCAGAAATTTGATACTGGGCATTGGGTGGAGGGGGTGGGTATCTGGTGGCTTCTGGCCATGGCTTGTGCCCCGCTGGAGGTGGAACCCCATCGTAACTAAAGTTGCGCTGGTTCACCACAGTAAGGTCCTGCATACGCATTCCTGTAGGCCTCTCCTGGCCAGGGTTGTTCATGCCAGGCCACATGTTTGGCATGCTCATGCTAGGAGGCCTCAAGCGTGTGTAGTTGTACTGGGGATGTCCCTCTGGTGGTGTAAAGTGGTTGGCCATTGGATGCATAGTGTGGCCTTCTGGATGCTGAGGAGAAGGGTACATGCTGGCTTCAGGAGGATGTCCAGGCTGAAGGGCCAGAGGACGTGGACCCAGAGATG comes from the Thalassophryne amazonica chromosome 8, fThaAma1.1, whole genome shotgun sequence genome and includes:
- the LOC117514966 gene encoding cat eye syndrome critical region protein 2 homolog — its product is MDGWIDGLSSWLVAIHDPRHFRGVVDMVIHGNSTCSQKWSGLTETTFPKTFSSYLDDIISYRWELEEGKPNPLRQVSFENLPPRTQVELVHRLCDYRLDAADVFDLLKGLDADSLRVEPLGQDGNGALYWYFYGTRMYKEEPVRRKTEKLSEAESEDKTENWLNDLPSCTGRKRGTWSLVCETKEQWVSLAESIKDKTSPQDRHLYRVICHNFLPEISSMIEHKEKEQKQKLLDPAALHISLRFPAQHMTQEEEQEEDNLMNIAEVAKKTDEELHRQILLAEQRREEERFLEEERQREQMEKNKAVEERAKRRKLREERAWLLSQGKELPPELLKLEPPSPIRKTRKNKEIYEMYEDYTALYKVLEALKAHKDAWPFMEPVDDSYAPNYHEIIQSPMDLSTIEKKLNHGDYIAKEEFVADVKLMFENCMEYNGEESEYTIMAESLERCFNRALLKHFPSEDGDTDEEFHVRREEKERKDKKRNRSSKHLGPEGLIKATEHLHRKQNVQGGKSITTKEVEDNKPGRQAPPPQWASTPYYPNSLPTSQQHINEGDVGGMYHPGQQLRCPPSAQGPHMYVQSMDPHFTFRGHISRHGDPRLNHMPHKFNIQHRMVDRHHMGSRYPIGPDPNHQQLQHHQRHPYMGPMHGPSLGPRPLALQPGHPPEASMYPSPQHPEGHTMHPMANHFTPPEGHPQYNYTRLRPPSMSMPNMWPGMNNPGQERPTGMRMQDLTVVNQRNFSYDGVPPPAGHKPWPEATRYPPPPPNAQYQISAAVNSLRTLSSRLTVPHLDSSGSTHLGSMLESPEMLALQQLSASSGPPAGPPHQYMSNVQQCGPPSQIGNTPAKRSRQTPPAHEVQLLHAARNNEPDSHHSQQSDTPPKDSAVENKEGAEDTFNQATLHKNTISFNQDHPNIPLVTKEGSEPAERIPNSPHTNLGQSRQNPHLLQSSMMSNKIQDDGQENSDAHCSPEHKMAAIVTSQFHVSKKSSTCAAALKPCHQTQNSPQQKAQSPVLLPQNVPALHDTGSQNPTRQISDISPHRKTVHEQSEEQEDVQKQLQQQNHSSPQQCHPQNSLWNTQQHSSQILVPPHCPQNKSPGQSLAQASPIHGMPLVNKQEDHPDPPQPAPHTSLPPSHPTPLLPSQPSPADHGDQRPSEPTSKPDGEGTASPPQHSITKSGPQNDISTHQNFGSYHHQAPLLISNQARQAQRVPTLGHSPDMPAESQGQLSGSMSLCGTGEPPEPHYNQTNMTRSVPQSAHPLYHSQTINPPCHPTYHRQGGNAYSYNTAGQQHPQIHSNMYPPTPGYQQQQYYHQANRRGGFPPEDWHRSQYLPHQPMPPSAYLPLASTRGNCHSKENCLSPLGSEGSSSASLVSPGLASDTGQNHVALEDRTCEGTEHPSENISNSDYGIISEKQGLAEDSSERPESPKEILDLDSHNAATRIRTTHPSQQHHSSASAAHMAPGFIYDSRSVHSATQQCGIPPPHIMSQSSGVGNRPLYPSHPYPDRGQYTAQRPHPHLMEALQRPQLLPYSPGQTHMAMYQHPQPGGHFQGMIQERNVAPDHFAHQGQQMAAPGGSSRKRRV